The Quercus robur chromosome 7, dhQueRobu3.1, whole genome shotgun sequence genome has a segment encoding these proteins:
- the LOC126692754 gene encoding uncharacterized protein LOC126692754, which produces MEEKRKIIQYRERLDKTLASPDLKNGERLKTLVKDQLLHSTKDETKGLNEKVIEKRTAEVSNFLDMLRSASVNDNEGLKASEKSHAEWKLKQDNEEYRVMYREGPQGTPFHSLLVEGYVDGPVDVCLCISWESSLYKKWWPQFTIPTFKIITCKCLQRVRIGEQISLVRMKLSWPLSTREAVVHYFLFEYFQDDLIVVLLNTISDSEDIDMATHGFTSEVIPEADDVIRIDVVGGYALQKVTPDRSYFRTIANMDIKLDFVPPSLINFISRQLIGNGFRLYQKAVSSMFKGDEDFSKALGDPLYAKMREALCSTYVSNRAVEGKEQKTDACILPEEHLIGSSRDDMSDTILEVNGTYHVDESEPKNARVTDRKAFGEIEEEESEESEHFEEDGKDIEKVSTKEFIESCNEDMEKVLTKEFIESCSNVNDNRNILIRPEVEQALGTLEKVISMVRVYGFNAQPRFSSGVISEEPPIMDKSVLKDASSSEDDRVSSNGEVSLEVSKKETIERTSQEQPRNSSSNHSFRHAGSNSHSREVNHNKIAPASPEQYVSAPSEANQVALCSTGNGTTEVLNLDQSANDINQISTNANGIHESSLDGDKSSKEKRHRMCCFSIGTSLRR; this is translated from the exons ATGGAGGAAAAAAGGAAGATTATTCAATACAGGGAGAGGCTGGACAAGACACTTGCGTCTCCTGATCTGAAAAATGGGGAGAGACTTAAAACTCTAGTCAAGGATCAACTCCTACATTCTACGAAAGATGAAACCAAAG GATTAAATGAGAAAGTCATTGAAAAAAGGACTGCAGAAGTGTCAAATTTTCTTGacatgttgaggagtgcttctgtAAATGATAATGAGGGACTGAAAGCCAGTGAGAAATCACATGCTGAATGGAAG TTAAAACAGGATAATGAAGAGTACCGTGTAATGTATCGCGAAGGACCCCAAGGCACTCCCTTTCATTCATTACTGGTTGAAGGCTATGTAGATGGGCCTGTTGATGTTT GTTTATGCATCTCATGGGAGTCATCCCTCTACAAGAAATG GTGGCCTCAATTCACTATTCCAACTTTCAAAATTATCACTTGCAAATGTTTACAAAGGGTCCGGATTGGTGAACAGATATCTTTAGTGAG GATGAAGCTTTCTTGGCCACTGTCAACAAGAGAGGCTGTTGTGcactattttttgtttgagtACTTTCAAGATGATCTCATTGTTGTTCTTCTAAACACG ATCTCTGATTCAGAAGACATTGACATGGCCACTCATGGTTTTACCAGTGAGGTAATCCCTGAAGCAGATGATGTTATTAGGATTGATGTGGTAGGAGGCTATGCTTTGCAAAAGGTGACCCCAGATAGAAGTTACTTTCG GACAATAGCAAATATGGATATCAAGCTGGATTTTGTCCCTCCATCCCTAATAAACTTTATCTCAAGGCAGCTCATTGGCAATGGTTTCAGACTGTATCAAAAG GCAGTGTCATCTATGTTTAAGGGTGATGAAGATTTTAGCAAGGCGTTGGGGGACCCACTGTATGCTAAAATGCGTGAAGCTCTTTGTTCGACTTATGTATCAAATAGGGCTGTGGAAGGGAAAGAGCAAAAGACTGACGCATGCATTCTTCCTGAAGAACATCTTATTGGAAGTAGTAGGGATGATATGAGTGATACGATTCTGGAGGTTAATGGCACTTACCATGTAGATGAATCTGAGCCAAAGAATGCGAGAGTTACAGATAGGAAAGCCTTTGGGGAgattgaagaggaagagagtgaagaAAGCGAACATTTTGAGGAGGATGGCAAGGACATAGAAAAAGTTTCAACCAAGGAATTCATAGAAAGTTGTAATGAGGACATGGAAAAAGTTTTAACCAAGGAATTCATAGAAAGTTGTAGTAATGTAAATGACAATAGAAATATTTTAATCAGGCCTGAGGTGGAACAAGCTCTGGGAACATTAGAGAAGGTCATCTCAATGGTCCGGGTTTATGGTTTTAATGCCCAACCTAGGTTCTCTTCTGGGGTCATCAGTGAAGAACCTCCAATTATGGACAAGAGTGTGCTAAAGGACGCAAGTTCTTCGGAAGATGACAGAGTATCTTCAAATGGTGAGGTTAGTCTTGAAGTATCCAAAAAGGAAACCATAGAGAGGACATCACAAGAACAACCTAGGAATAGCTCTAGCAATCACAGCTTCAG GCATGCTGGATCAAATTCTCACTCAAGGGAAGTAAACCATAACAAAATAGCACCAGCATCACCAGAGCAGTATGTTTCAGCTCCTAGTGAGGCTAACCAGGTTGCTTTGTGTTCCACTGGGAATGGGACAACTGAAGTACTGAATTTGGACCAAAGTGCGAATGACATTAATCAAATTAGCACCAATGCAAATGGCATCCATGAAAGTAGTCTAGATGGAGACAAGTCAAGCAAAGAGAAAAGGCATAGGATGTGTTGTTTCAGCATCGGCACATCACTAAGACGTTGA